TATTTGGCGTAATGTGCATTCGTAATCCACTGCTTCGTACCATTCAGAACCCAGTAGTCACCATCCTTCACCGCTTTCGTTTTGATGGCCCATACATCTGAGCCTGCGTCTGGTTCACTCAGACCAAAGCATAAGGTAGCCTCACCTTTTGCGATACTGGGCAATAGCTCTGCCTTGGTATCAGGGTGCATCCCCAACAGCACAGGTGTCAGTCCGCCTGTAAACAGACCAGCAGGGAAAATCTCCATGACTAATGGATCTAGCCCGTATTTTTTCAAGATGGCTTCATGAATCAAAGCAACAGCGATCGGTCCAAATTCATCTCCCGTTCCACCAAGCTCAGGATCACCAAACATCGTGTAAAATCCGGCTTCGGCTGATTTTAAGCGAACTTGTTTTAACGCTTCTTGTATCCCCGGTGAATACAAGCCGTTTTCGTCGTAAAAATATCTTTCATTTTCCAGCTCTTTTTGATATTTCTTACGAAGCGGGTCAATTTCTACTTCAACGAATCGATAAATCGCAGAGATTACCTCTTTGATTTCCTCCGAAACCTGAAAACTGATCATGAGTGCTATCCTCCTTTGTTACCCTTTTCTAACTTCGAACTGGGCACTGACCTTTACTTCTCCTACTTCATTGACGGCTTCTGCTTCACATAGCCAGCGATCTTCCTTTTCGGCTACTACGGAGCCATTTACGATGATTTTTTCTCCCGGTCGCGTCATGCCTCGAAACCGAACGGAGAACTTCAGGAGATCGTCTGCTTGAAACCACGTATGGATGGCTTGCCCGACAAAACCCATGATCATCATGCCATGTGCGATGACGCCACCAAGCCCCGCTGTTTCGGCAACGGGCACTACCGTATGAATAGGATTGAAATCACCTGAGGCTCCGGCATATCGTACCAGTTGGCTATGCGTGATTTCTTCTTTATATAGCGGTTCGAATGGTTTACCGATCATGTTCATTCACCCCCTAGTGCCTTTCAATGATGGTCGAGCGTCCAACGACGACGGTTTCACCATGTTGATTGACGAACTCTTT
This genomic stretch from Brevibacillus sp. DP1.3A harbors:
- a CDS encoding MaoC/PaaZ C-terminal domain-containing protein — encoded protein: MIGKPFEPLYKEEITHSQLVRYAGASGDFNPIHTVVPVAETAGLGGVIAHGMMIMGFVGQAIHTWFQADDLLKFSVRFRGMTRPGEKIIVNGSVVAEKEDRWLCEAEAVNEVGEVKVSAQFEVRKG